One genomic region from Spirulina subsalsa PCC 9445 encodes:
- a CDS encoding GIY-YIG nuclease family protein, with protein sequence MMTSSEYPTLASLEFIPYLTEAGKVAESWHKKIGVYAIFDQKKVLQLVNYSRDIEVSLKQHLVRKPFNCYWLKAQTIDRPSRTILDEIKQAWLAENGAIPPGNSEEEGDWNDPIDAKLTWSEEEQEAYESQDDLGKIKLLKKVARRLEAEILKQLEDRGVTLEIRFNPKLKEQGLLDLK encoded by the coding sequence ATCATGACTTCCTCTGAATATCCCACTTTAGCCAGTTTAGAATTTATTCCCTATTTAACCGAAGCGGGAAAAGTGGCTGAATCTTGGCATAAAAAAATCGGGGTTTATGCCATTTTTGATCAAAAAAAGGTCTTACAATTGGTGAACTATTCTCGGGATATTGAGGTGAGTTTAAAACAGCATTTAGTCCGAAAACCGTTTAATTGTTATTGGCTAAAAGCCCAAACCATCGACCGCCCCAGTCGAACGATTTTAGACGAAATTAAGCAAGCTTGGCTAGCAGAAAATGGCGCAATTCCCCCCGGAAATAGTGAGGAAGAGGGAGATTGGAATGATCCCATTGATGCTAAATTAACCTGGAGTGAAGAAGAGCAAGAAGCTTATGAAAGTCAAGATGATTTAGGTAAAATTAAGTTATTAAAAAAAGTAGCCCGTCGATTAGAAGCTGAGATTTTAAAACAGTTAGAAGACCGCGGAGTGACTTTAGAAATACGCTTTAACCCCAAGCTGAAAGAACAAGGATTATTAGATTTAAAATGA
- the cobQ gene encoding cobyric acid synthase CobQ — translation MRAIMVVGTTSNAGKSMITAALCRILSHRGWRITPFKGQNMALNAYVTATGGEIGYAQAVQAWAAGVNPLVEMNPILLKPQGNMTSQVILKGKPIGYTTAQEYYEQYFELGWEAITECLQRLSAEFDLIICEGAGSPAEINLKHRDLTNMRVAKYLNAPTILVVDIDRGGAFAHVVGTLALLEPEERILIRGIVINKFRGQRSLLDSGIKWLEDYTKIPVLGVIPWSENLFPAEDSLGLLERRSRKPNSELTIGVLRLPRISNFTDFDPLDAEPSVTLKYIHLNDSLAYPDALIIPGSKTTISDLKALHDSGMAQKIQDYAAAGGNVLGICGGFQMLGQLITDPEGLEGEDRYYPGLNLLPVRTTITRNKVVRQRSCLSHFPHKGLPIDGYEIHQGRTHRIEGNKDTQIPSCHPLFDDPGLGVVDQTQTVWGCYLHGLFDNGPWRRAWLNHLRQRRGLSSLPTGVPNYREHREIILDGIADLVSHNLNLAPILPMYL, via the coding sequence ATGAGAGCCATTATGGTGGTTGGAACCACCTCCAATGCTGGAAAATCCATGATTACCGCCGCCCTCTGTCGCATTCTCTCCCATCGAGGTTGGCGCATTACCCCCTTTAAAGGTCAAAATATGGCACTCAATGCCTATGTCACGGCGACAGGGGGCGAAATTGGCTATGCTCAAGCGGTGCAAGCTTGGGCGGCTGGGGTGAATCCCTTGGTGGAAATGAATCCGATTCTGCTCAAACCCCAAGGGAATATGACCTCTCAAGTGATTCTGAAGGGAAAACCCATCGGGTACACCACCGCCCAAGAATATTATGAGCAGTATTTTGAGTTAGGCTGGGAAGCCATTACAGAGTGTTTACAGCGCCTTTCGGCGGAATTTGATCTGATTATCTGTGAAGGGGCGGGCAGTCCGGCGGAAATTAATCTAAAACATCGGGATTTAACCAATATGCGGGTGGCGAAGTACCTCAACGCCCCCACCATTTTAGTGGTAGATATTGATCGGGGGGGAGCTTTTGCCCATGTGGTGGGAACTCTAGCCCTGTTGGAACCCGAGGAGCGGATCTTAATTCGGGGGATTGTGATTAATAAGTTTCGCGGCCAGCGTTCTCTGTTAGATTCGGGGATTAAATGGCTGGAAGACTATACAAAAATTCCGGTTTTGGGGGTGATTCCTTGGAGTGAGAACCTCTTCCCGGCGGAAGACTCTCTGGGTTTGTTGGAAAGGCGATCGCGCAAACCCAATTCCGAACTTACTATAGGTGTCCTCCGTTTACCCCGCATCTCCAACTTTACCGACTTTGACCCCCTCGACGCAGAACCCAGCGTTACCCTCAAATATATCCACCTCAACGACTCTCTCGCCTATCCCGATGCCCTGATTATTCCCGGTTCCAAAACCACCATTTCTGACCTCAAAGCCCTCCATGATAGCGGCATGGCGCAGAAAATCCAAGACTACGCCGCCGCCGGGGGGAATGTGTTAGGAATTTGTGGTGGTTTTCAGATGTTAGGGCAACTAATCACAGATCCCGAAGGTCTAGAAGGGGAAGATCGCTATTACCCCGGCCTCAATCTCCTCCCGGTGCGCACCACCATCACCCGCAACAAAGTGGTGCGTCAACGCAGTTGTTTGTCCCACTTTCCCCATAAAGGTCTACCCATTGATGGCTACGAAATCCATCAAGGCCGCACCCATCGTATAGAAGGGAATAAAGATACTCAAATTCCCTCCTGTCATCCTCTCTTTGATGATCCCGGATTGGGGGTAGTGGATCAGACTCAAACGGTGTGGGGCTGCTATTTACATGGTTTATTTGATAACGGGCCTTGGCGGAGGGCGTGGCTTAACCATTTGCGCCAACGTCGGGGTTTATCTTCCCTACCGACAGGGGTTCCTAACTACCGAGAACACCGGGAAATCATCTTAGATGGGATTGCCGATTTAGTCTCCCACAATCTCAATTTAGCCCCGATTCTCCCGATGTACTTATAG
- the rpsU gene encoding 30S ribosomal protein S21 has product MTQVTVGENEGIESALRRFRREVSKAGIFADMKRLRHFETPQEKRKRKAIARRRKKRFS; this is encoded by the coding sequence ATGACGCAAGTAACCGTTGGCGAAAATGAAGGTATTGAATCTGCACTCAGACGATTCAGACGGGAAGTCTCAAAAGCGGGAATATTCGCTGATATGAAGCGTTTACGCCACTTTGAAACGCCCCAAGAAAAGCGCAAACGCAAGGCGATCGCACGGCGCAGGAAAAAACGTTTTAGCTAA
- a CDS encoding Npun_F0494 family protein, protein MTISAPKTNGKAGKIQYSQQTIQRAERALFCAPFLLVLWVTMRGQSVALGAIAGQTGVEQGYTRSPLLEITAESQLGWLIKVGVLRREVDGQGITDSFRLTPLGRQIVDHWQSQGAFPKPTLGQRLLNAIARWFTLSL, encoded by the coding sequence ATGACGATTAGCGCGCCTAAAACGAACGGGAAGGCTGGGAAAATCCAATATTCTCAACAGACTATCCAACGGGCAGAACGAGCGTTGTTTTGCGCGCCGTTTTTGTTGGTGTTATGGGTCACGATGCGGGGGCAGAGTGTGGCGTTAGGGGCGATCGCGGGACAAACGGGGGTAGAACAAGGTTATACTCGCTCCCCCCTGTTGGAAATTACGGCGGAAAGTCAGTTAGGCTGGCTGATTAAGGTGGGAGTGTTACGGCGAGAAGTGGACGGACAAGGGATTACCGATAGTTTCCGCCTCACCCCCCTCGGTCGTCAAATTGTAGACCATTGGCAAAGCCAAGGGGCATTTCCTAAACCTACTCTAGGGCAACGGCTTTTAAATGCGATCGCCCGTTGGTTCACCTTATCCCTCTAA
- a CDS encoding RNA recognition motif domain-containing protein has protein sequence MSIYVGNLAYSVTQEELSEVFAEYGTVRRVYLPTDRESGRLRGFGFVEMATPEEEDAAIEELDGAEWLGRSLKVNKARPRDGGSGGGGRRG, from the coding sequence ATGTCGATCTATGTGGGCAACCTTGCCTATAGCGTCACCCAGGAGGAACTATCAGAAGTTTTTGCTGAGTACGGCACCGTTAGGCGGGTTTATCTTCCCACAGACCGTGAATCCGGTCGCCTTCGTGGTTTTGGTTTTGTGGAAATGGCTACTCCAGAGGAAGAAGACGCAGCCATTGAAGAACTAGATGGTGCGGAATGGCTGGGGCGTTCTCTGAAAGTGAATAAAGCAAGGCCTCGGGATGGAGGGTCAGGAGGTGGTGGTCGCAGAGGCTAA
- a CDS encoding Hsp70 family protein has translation MAIAIDFGTSNTVISRWNSATQQGETLKLPGFSQQLANNPPLIPSLLYWQDVREGKVLLGQQVRDRGLDLKNDPRYFRDFKRGIGSSIQGFLPELDDKIITFEQVGEQFLKTLIAELQKEQPIDSLVLTVPVDSFELYRHWLTGVCSQWNIEQIRILDEPTAAALGYGTTDEDVLLVVDFGGGTVDFSLVQLNLSGEGLDKKPMGFILKWGEKLLGESSGQKVKTARVLAKAGLNLGGSDIDHWLVDYFAQTQGIEKSSLITRLAERLKVKLSSQQKATEVYFNDETLESYELSLDQGTFREILTRQLFFNQLDDLMTQVLQRGRLQGIETRDIDGVLLVGGTTQIPAVQEWIQGYFERDKIKSEQPFEAIASGALQLAQGFQLKDFLYHSYGVRYWNRRNKCHSWHPIIKAGQGYPTNQPIELLLGASVENQPSIELIIGELGAQNSSTEVYFDGDRLITRTVSSGETAVQPLNDREGGRTIAQLSPLGNPGSDRIKVQFRVDEQCSLRITVEDLLTQETLLEDRPVVQLS, from the coding sequence ATGGCGATCGCGATTGACTTCGGAACCAGTAATACAGTAATCAGCCGTTGGAATAGTGCCACCCAGCAAGGGGAAACCCTCAAACTGCCCGGTTTTTCTCAGCAATTAGCCAATAATCCTCCGTTAATCCCCAGTTTGTTGTATTGGCAGGATGTGCGGGAGGGGAAAGTGTTACTGGGGCAACAAGTGCGCGATCGCGGATTAGACTTAAAGAACGATCCTCGCTATTTTCGGGACTTTAAACGGGGTATTGGTTCGAGCATTCAGGGATTTTTACCGGAATTAGACGACAAAATAATCACCTTTGAACAGGTGGGTGAACAGTTTTTAAAGACCCTAATTGCTGAATTACAAAAAGAGCAACCGATTGATTCTTTAGTGTTAACGGTTCCGGTGGATAGTTTTGAACTCTATCGCCATTGGTTAACGGGAGTGTGTAGTCAGTGGAATATCGAACAGATTCGCATTCTGGATGAGCCGACGGCGGCGGCTTTGGGCTACGGGACGACGGATGAAGATGTTTTATTGGTGGTTGATTTTGGTGGAGGAACGGTCGATTTTTCCCTAGTTCAGTTGAATCTTTCGGGAGAAGGACTGGATAAAAAACCGATGGGATTTATCTTGAAGTGGGGAGAGAAATTATTAGGAGAAAGCTCTGGTCAGAAGGTGAAAACGGCGCGAGTTTTAGCTAAAGCAGGGCTAAATCTAGGGGGTTCGGATATTGATCACTGGTTGGTGGATTATTTTGCCCAAACCCAAGGGATTGAAAAGTCTAGTTTAATTACTCGTTTAGCGGAACGGTTAAAGGTGAAGCTTTCGAGCCAACAAAAAGCGACGGAGGTTTATTTTAATGATGAGACGTTGGAAAGCTACGAATTAAGTTTAGATCAAGGGACTTTTCGGGAGATTTTAACCCGGCAGTTGTTTTTTAATCAACTCGATGACTTGATGACTCAAGTATTACAACGGGGACGTTTACAGGGGATAGAAACCCGCGATATTGATGGGGTGTTATTGGTGGGGGGAACGACCCAAATTCCAGCCGTACAGGAGTGGATTCAAGGCTATTTTGAGCGAGATAAGATTAAGTCTGAACAACCGTTTGAGGCGATCGCATCGGGGGCGCTCCAACTGGCGCAAGGCTTTCAATTAAAGGATTTCCTCTATCACAGTTATGGGGTGCGTTACTGGAACCGTCGGAATAAATGCCATAGTTGGCACCCCATTATTAAAGCGGGGCAAGGCTACCCCACGAATCAGCCCATTGAGTTATTGTTAGGGGCATCGGTGGAGAATCAGCCTAGTATTGAGTTGATTATTGGGGAGTTGGGGGCCCAAAATAGTAGCACAGAGGTTTATTTTGATGGCGATCGCCTGATTACTCGAACCGTGAGTAGTGGAGAGACGGCTGTGCAGCCCTTAAATGATAGGGAGGGAGGGCGTACTATTGCCCAACTGTCGCCCCTCGGAAATCCGGGAAGCGATCGCATTAAAGTTCAATTTCGAGTCGATGAGCAATGTTCTTTGCGCATCACCGTTGAAGACTTATTAACCCAAGAAACCCTATTAGAAGATCGTCCTGTCGTACAGTTAAGTTAA
- a CDS encoding Spy/CpxP family protein refolding chaperone gives MNNIQRVSSLTVALLTLTGGIALAQPLFNESGHGLQAQQMQPGRHWGERKGEGGHERLMETLNLDENQRQQMQAIHERTRAQMSQNWEALQAAHQRMRELMASSSASEQELRAQHNELQRLQQEMGNLRFQSMLEMRNILTPEQRSQMNQMHQQRRMNRDSSSSMGRPGVGLRNINSEEAAQMRQRMQNLRNSPDR, from the coding sequence ATGAACAATATTCAAAGAGTTTCATCCCTAACTGTTGCGCTTTTGACCCTTACGGGGGGAATTGCCTTAGCGCAGCCCTTATTTAACGAGTCAGGTCATGGCCTGCAAGCTCAACAAATGCAGCCAGGTCGCCACTGGGGAGAGCGTAAAGGGGAGGGGGGCCATGAGCGCTTAATGGAAACCCTCAATCTTGATGAAAACCAGCGCCAACAAATGCAAGCTATCCATGAACGGACCAGAGCGCAAATGTCCCAAAATTGGGAAGCACTGCAAGCCGCCCACCAACGGATGCGGGAACTGATGGCGAGTAGTTCTGCCTCAGAACAAGAATTGCGCGCTCAACACAATGAACTGCAACGTCTCCAACAAGAAATGGGCAACTTACGCTTCCAATCGATGTTAGAGATGCGGAACATCCTGACTCCTGAACAACGCAGCCAAATGAACCAAATGCACCAACAACGGCGCATGAACCGGGATAGCAGTTCTTCCATGGGTCGTCCGGGGGTAGGATTGCGAAATATCAACTCGGAAGAAGCGGCTCAAATGCGGCAACGGATGCAGAATCTGAGAAATAGCCCAGACCGCTAA
- a CDS encoding histone deacetylase, producing MAVSIVYHPDYVTPLPDQHRFPMPKFKLLYDYLLQTGITTGDRVFTPKIAPRAWIEQVHTPDYVAAYCEGTLDPKAQRRIGLPWSPALVKRTCTAVGGTILAAELALEKGIVCNTAGGTHHAFPSYGSGFCIFNDLAIASQLLLNQGKVQKILILDLDVHQGDGTAFIFRNDPRVFTFSMHCEANFPHRKQQSDLDVPLPIGLDDDGYLQILAQQLPDLLSAVKPDLVLYDAGVDTHVEDRLGKLALSDWGIYRREKIVLSTCYSAGYPVAAVIGGGYAKDIMTLVRRHSLLHQAASETLMSQP from the coding sequence ATGGCCGTTTCTATTGTTTACCACCCGGATTATGTTACCCCCCTGCCGGATCAACATCGGTTTCCCATGCCGAAATTTAAACTACTTTACGATTATTTATTGCAAACCGGGATTACCACAGGCGATCGCGTTTTCACCCCCAAAATAGCCCCTCGCGCTTGGATTGAACAAGTTCACACCCCCGACTATGTAGCCGCCTATTGTGAGGGAACTTTAGACCCCAAAGCCCAGCGCCGCATCGGTTTACCCTGGAGTCCAGCATTAGTCAAGCGCACCTGTACAGCCGTGGGGGGGACAATTTTAGCCGCCGAGTTAGCCTTAGAGAAGGGGATTGTTTGTAATACGGCCGGGGGAACTCACCACGCTTTCCCCAGTTACGGCTCCGGATTTTGTATTTTCAATGATTTAGCGATCGCCTCTCAACTCCTCCTCAATCAAGGGAAAGTCCAGAAAATCCTCATCCTTGATCTTGACGTTCACCAAGGCGATGGCACAGCCTTTATCTTTCGTAATGATCCGCGAGTGTTCACCTTTTCCATGCACTGCGAGGCCAACTTCCCCCACAGAAAACAACAAAGCGATCTTGATGTTCCCCTCCCCATTGGTTTGGATGATGATGGCTACCTGCAAATTTTGGCGCAACAGTTACCCGATCTACTGAGTGCAGTCAAACCGGATCTAGTGTTATACGATGCCGGAGTAGACACCCACGTTGAAGATCGTCTCGGGAAATTAGCCCTCAGTGATTGGGGTATTTATCGACGAGAGAAAATAGTATTAAGTACCTGTTATAGTGCCGGATACCCCGTCGCCGCCGTCATTGGGGGAGGCTACGCTAAAGATATCATGACCCTTGTCCGTCGCCATAGTCTCCTGCATCAAGCCGCCAGTGAAACCCTGATGAGTCAACCGTAA
- a CDS encoding peroxiredoxin, with translation MALTVGTKAPAFTTTDDQGNTVSLADFAGKIVVLYFYPKDDTPGCTKQAQSFRDNYEEYQGKDMVVLGVSMDDEASHKAFKEKYGLPFTLLTDVDGTITKAYDVEGGGYAKRVTYIIDGQGNITHVDAAVQTSSHAQDILKVVG, from the coding sequence ATGGCTTTAACAGTCGGTACCAAAGCACCCGCCTTTACCACCACAGACGACCAAGGAAACACCGTTTCCCTCGCTGACTTCGCCGGAAAAATCGTCGTCCTCTATTTTTACCCCAAAGACGACACCCCCGGTTGCACCAAACAAGCCCAAAGCTTCCGGGACAACTATGAAGAATATCAAGGGAAAGATATGGTTGTGTTAGGAGTCAGCATGGATGACGAAGCCTCCCACAAAGCCTTTAAAGAAAAATATGGTCTGCCCTTCACCCTCTTAACCGATGTAGATGGCACCATCACCAAAGCCTACGATGTCGAAGGTGGCGGTTATGCCAAGCGTGTCACCTACATTATCGACGGACAAGGCAACATCACCCATGTAGACGCAGCCGTGCAAACCTCCAGCCATGCTCAAGACATTCTGAAAGTCGTCGGCTAA